Within the Gemmatimonadaceae bacterium genome, the region ACGGGACATCCCGACCGAAATCAGAGACAAGCCGATCTCGTTCGAAGTGTTCTCTGACGACTTCGGCGAGATGGAGCGCCAGGCTCTCGAGATTGCGGGCTGGGGCACCAATGTCGATGCTAAGATCCCGGTCAGAAACACGAAAGGAGAGCCCGGCTGCAGCCTTGTCCGCACGCTTTCAGCCCAGGGTGTGAAGCTCAACATCACTGGACTGATGACGCTCGCGCAGGTAGAGGATATTGTCACCGCCCTGGATCCGGCGACCCCCAGCTACGTATCGGTGTTTGCCGGCCGCCTGGCCGACACCGGGCTGGATCCCGTTGAGATGATGGCATCGGCCGTCGAGGTCATGATGCCCCACCGGAAGGCGGAGCTGATCTGGGCGAGTCTGCGGGAGCTGCTGAACATTTTCCAGGCCGAGACCATAGGCTGTCACATCACACCGTTACCAACCACATCCTGAAGAAGCTGGAGCTGGTGGATTATGACCCAAAGGAGTATTCGCTCGACACGGTCAAGATGTTTCACAACGATGCAGTAGCCGCCGGATTCACCCTTTGAGCGTGCCGAAAGAAGCAACAATCTTCGGCGTAGCGCTCTTCACCAAACCCATCTCAACGCTCTCATCATGAGTAAGATCCTGGTAACCGGCGCTGCCGGCTATCTCGGCTCGATCCTTTGCGAGCACCTGCTCGCCGCCGGCCACAGCGTCACCGCTGTCGACAATCTCGCTTACGGACAGCACAGCCTCTTTCACCTGTGCGCGAACCCAGCGTTCGACTTCAATCGCGGGGACGCGCGCGACGAGCGGCTAATGAGGAAGCTGGTAGCTTCCGCTGACGCCGTCATCCCCCTCGCCGCCGTCGTCGGCGCCGGCGCGTGCGACCGCGATCCGCTGTTGGCCACGTCTCTCAACTACGATGCGATCGCGATGCTCAACAGGTTGCGCAGTCCGGCGCAGCTCGTGATCTATCCGACAACCAACAGCGGGTACGGCACCAAGTCGGGAGAGGCGTTCTGCACCGAGGACACGCCGCTCGATCCGATCTCGCTTTATGGACGGACGAAGGTGGACGCCGAGCGGAACGTGCTCGATTCGCCGAACTCGATCAGTCTGAGGCTGGCGACGGTGTTCGGCATGTCGCCGCGGATGCGGCTCGATCTGCTCGTGAATCACTTCGTGTACGCGGCAGTCACCGACGGGTACATAGTCATATTCGAGAAGCATTTCAAGCGGAACTACGTTCACGTACGGGACGTGGCCGCCTGCTTCGTGCATTGTATCGCAAACTCCAGCGGCATGACGGGCCGCGCATTCAATCTCGGGCTTGACGAGGCGAATCTCTCGAAGGAGGAGCTCGCGCTGCTGGTGAAAAGCTTCGTTCCCAATTTCTTCGTCCATTTTTCCGAAGTCGGAAGCGATCCCG harbors:
- a CDS encoding transaldolase family protein, which produces MKRVEALKVKISADGADKRAMLEMYRKPYIKGLTTNPTLMKKAGITDYRAFARDIPTEIRDKPISFEVFSDDFGEMERQALEIAGWGTNVDAKIPVRNTKGEPGCSLVRTLSAQGVKLNITGLMTLAQVEDIVTALDPATPSYVSVFAGRLADTGLDPVEMMASAVEVMMPHRKAELIWASLRELLNIFQAETIGCHITPLPTTS
- a CDS encoding NAD(P)-dependent oxidoreductase encodes the protein MSKILVTGAAGYLGSILCEHLLAAGHSVTAVDNLAYGQHSLFHLCANPAFDFNRGDARDERLMRKLVASADAVIPLAAVVGAGACDRDPLLATSLNYDAIAMLNRLRSPAQLVIYPTTNSGYGTKSGEAFCTEDTPLDPISLYGRTKVDAERNVLDSPNSISLRLATVFGMSPRMRLDLLVNHFVYAAVTDGYIVIFEKHFKRNYVHVRDVAACFVHCIANSSGMTGRAFNLGLDEANLSKEELALLVKSFVPNFFVHFSEVGSDPDKRNYIVSNQRLREAGFEARRTIRDGIAELLKGYRLLARSQFKNV